In a genomic window of Gossypium arboreum isolate Shixiya-1 chromosome 9, ASM2569848v2, whole genome shotgun sequence:
- the LOC108457485 gene encoding uncharacterized protein LOC108457485, protein MESDSISHTSSPSASNCKDISRKKRRSAKLKQCKLDARREQWLSQSAVKNKVCCKEGTNDGDSKQTQRGERDRSLENFEMRGTAEANGEGENVSVQHESDSESFPPNSHTSSSLLGGMDSGTSFTNSSSSSTSSGGCCSGSITEEEGGDGCLDDWEAVADALAADDDKQELDPNENNKENLCLGSTPGLEPNPQLGSNGEGSDLKNSEPECPRMVQRATGSCRAWRADDTFRPQTLPNLSKQRSFPATDRRFGQGGVSWMRNSAFSVPSSCPICYEDLDFTDSSFLPCLCGFRLCLFCHKRILEEDGRCPGCRKPYENDPVEAEASVQGGSLTTRLLARSCSMIARS, encoded by the exons ATGGAATCTGATTCGATCAGCCACACTTCTTCTCCTTCAGCCTCTAACTGCAAAGATATCTCCAGAAAGAAGAGA AGGTCTGCAAAATTGAAGCAGTGCAAACTCGATGCCCGCCGCGAGCAATGGCTTTCTCAAA GTGCGGTGAAGAACAAGGTTTGTTGCAAGGAGGGAACCAACGATGGCGACTCGAAGCAAACTCAGCGTGGTGAAAGGGACCGTTCCTTGGAGAACTTTGAGATGAGGGGAACTGCTGAGGCTAACGGAGAGGGAGAAAATGTATCTGTTCAACATGAGAGCGATTCTGAGTCTTTTCCTCCTAATAGCCACACGAGCAGCAGCCTGCTAGGAGGAATGGATTCCGGAACAAGCTTCACCAATAGTAGCAGCAGCAGCACAAGTAGTGGTGGATGCTGTTCCGGTAGCATCACGGAAGAGGAAGGCGGTGATGGATGCTTGGATGATTGGGAGGCGGTTGCTGATGCATTGGCTGCTGATGATGACAAGCAAGAATTGGATCCAAACGAGAATAACAAGGAAAACCTTTGTTTAGGGTCGACCCCTGGGCTTGAGCCAAATCCCCAGTTAGGTTCGAATGGGGAAGGATCAGATTTGAAGAATTCTGAACCTGAGTGTCCAAGAATGGTGCAGAGGGCGACAGGGAGCTGCAGGGCATGGAGGGCTGATGATACTTTTCGTCCGCAGACTCTTCCTAATTTGTCAAAGCAGCGAAGTTTTCCAGCTACTGACCGGCGTTTTGGTCAAGGAGGGGTGTCATGGATGCGTAACAGTGCGTTTTCGGTGCCATCCTCATGTCCCATATGCTACGAGGATTTGGATTTCACGGACTCAAGTTTTTTGCCCTGTTTATGTGGTTTCCGGCTCTGTCTTTTCTGCCACAAGAGGATTCTCGAGGAGGATGGGCGTTGTCCTGGTTGCAGGAAGCCATATGAGAATGATCCTGTGGAGGCTGAAGCTAGCGTTCAAGGAGGCAGTCTTACGACTAGGCTGTTGGCTCGTTCTTGTAGCATGATTGCAAGGTCTTAG